GTCAACGCCATGCCCGACATGGTGTTCCTCAAGGATGTGAACGGTGTGTACCTGGCTGGCAATCCCGTGTTTGAGCGGTTTGCGGGCCGCCCGGAGCGTGACATCGTGGGCCTCACCGACCTGGACTTTGTGCCCGAAGCCGATGCCCAGAGATTCCGTGCCATGGACCGCCGGGCCATTGCGGCCTGGCAGCCGTTGGTGTACGAAGAGACGTTGACCTTTGCCGAAGACGGCTACCAGGGCCAGTTTGAAACCATCAAAACCCCCATCCGCGATTCGCAAGGCCGCGTGACGGGCGTGCTGGGCGTTTGCCGCGACATCACAGACCGCAAGCGAGCAGAGCAAGAGATCGAGCGGCTGGCGTTCTACGACGCATTGACCGGGCTGCCCAACCGCAGGTTGCTGCTGGACCGCCTGCAACGCTCCATCGCCGCAGGCCAACGCACCAAAGCCCAAGGGGCGCTGCTGTTCATCGACCTCGATAACTTCAAAGACTTGAACGACACCCTGGGCCACGACATGGGCGACCAGCTTTTGTCCCAAGTGGCCGCCCGATTGGTGGGCAGCGTGCGCGAAGCCGACACCGTCGCGCGCTTTGGGGGGGACGAATTCGTCGTCATGCTGGAAAACCTCAGCGCCGACCTGCACGAAGCCGCCAGCCAAGCAGAAATCGTCGCCGACAAACTGCTGGCCAGCCTGAACGAACCCTTCGCGCTGGACGGAGGGCAACACTACAGCACCCCCAGCATCGGCATCACCCTGTACGGGGAACAACGCCTGAGCGTAGACGAACTGCTCAAACGCGCAGACCTGGCCATGTACCAGGCCAAAGCTGCAGGACGCAACACCCAACGCTTCTTTGACCCCGACATGCAAGCGGCAGTCAACGCCCGCTCCAACCTGGAAGCCGACCTGCGCCAAGGCCTGGCGCGGGGCGAACTCATGGTGCACTACCAGCCCGTGGTGGACCAAGACGGCAAACTCGTGGGGGCAGAAGCACTGGCCCGCTGGCGCCACCCCCAGCGCGGCATGATCAGCCCGGCAGACTTCATCCCCCTGGCAGAGCAAACCGGCCTCATCCTGCCGCTGGGGCAAACCGTACTGCACACCGCGTGCAGCCAACTGGCCGCCTGGGCGCAAAACCCGGCCACAGCGCACCTGACCCTGTCCGTGAACGTCAGCGCCCGGCAATTCAGACAAGCAGGCTTCGTGGCCCAAGTGCTGGGCACCTTGAAAGACTGCCAAGCCGACCCAAGCCGACTCAAACTCGAACTCACGGAAAGCCTGCTGCTGGGAGACATAGAAGACACGATAGAGCGCATGGAGCAACTCAAGAAAGAAGGGGTGGGCTTTGCGCTGGATGACTTTGGCACGGGGTACTCGAGTTTGAGCTACCTCAAGCGGCTACCGCTGGACCAGGTGAAGATAGACCAGAGCTTTGTGCGGGACGTGCTGAGCGACCCGAACGACGCGGCGATTGTGAGGACGATCTTGGCGCTGGCCAAGAGCTTGGACTTGGAGGTGGTGGCCGAGGGGGTGGAGACGGCGGGGCAGCTGGGGTTTTTGAGGCTGCACGGGTGCGAGGGGTTCCAGGGGTATCTGTTTGGCAGACCGGTCCCTGTAGACGTGTTTGAGCGCGACCATGACCTGAGCCACCCGGAGGGCGCACAGCCTACACAACCCCCACCCCCCAGGACGCGTGCATGACCGCAGCGGTGCTCTGGATTGACGAGGATGTGGCACACGCGCAGGCGGCCCAGGCGCTGCTGGCCACCACGCTGCCCGATTGCCGGGTCGTGCATGGCACCTGCGCGGCCGAAGCGGCTGGCGCGCTGGCCTCGCAGGCTTGGCGGGCGGTGGTGCTGTGCCTGCCGCCCACGGCCACCGATGTGGCCGGGCCGCTGGCGCTGTGCGCAGGGCACCCTGTGCTGCTGTGCGTGACCCCGGCGCAAGAGGCGCTGGCCGCACGGGGCTTTCGCTGTGGGCTGGGCGACTATGTGCTGCGCGCGCAGGTTCCCATGGACGCAAGCCCTGCGTGCGCATCCCATGAGGCGGCCCATCTACATCTGCCCGAGCTGCTGCAGCGCCTGGCAGCGCTGTTGCAGCAGCCCGCCTTGCCGCAGGGGCCAGAGCAGCCCCAGGCCCTGGGGCAATTGCAGCGGCAGCGGCTGGCGCTGCAGGTCACCCTGGGGCGCATGAGCCAAGGCATCTTAAAGACCGGGCCCGATGGTCGCGTGCACATCTATAACCAGCGCGTTTTGGAGTTGCTGGACCTGCCCGAATCGCTCATGACCACCCAGCCCACGCTGGCGCAGGTGACGCAGGTGCAGGCGCAGCGTGGTGATTTTGGCGAAGGCTATTCGCTGGTGGATGTGCGCGGGCAAGCGTACGTAGCCCAAGGGGCCGTAGCGGCATCGCCCGCCCTGTACTGGCGCGCCACCCGCGACGGCCGCACGCTGGAAGTGCGCACGACGGCGGTCGAAGATGGCGGGCTGGTCCGCACCTTTGCCGATGTGAGCGACTATGTGCGCGTGGAGGCCGAGCTGCGCGAGAGCGAGGCGCGCTTTCGCTCGCTCAGCGATCTGTCTTCGGACTGGTATTGGGAGACCGATGCCCGAGGGTGCTTCGTGCAACTGGCGGGCGACTTGCGCATCAACGGCATCACCCAGGCAGACGTGCTGGGCCGCACCCGCTGGGAGCTGGGCGCGCTGAACATGAACGAGGCCGACTGGGCCACCCACCGTGCCGTGCTGGCATCCAAACAGCCCTTTCGCGACCTGGAACTGCAGCGAAGGCGCCCTGACGGCACCTTGCACTGGATCAGCGTGAGCGGTGTGCCCTTGCTTGACGGGCAGGGCGCTCTGCGGGGCTATCGCGGCGTGGGCCGCGACATCACGGAGCGCAAGGGCGTGGAAAGCCAGATTGAGCGTCTGGCGTTTTACGACGCCCTGACTGGCCTGCCCAACCGCAGGTTGCTGGTAGACCGGCTGCAACGCACGCTCAAGACTGTGGCGCGGCGGCCTGTGTATGGCGCCTTGTTGTTCATTGACCTGGACAATTTCAAAGACCTCAACGACACCCAGGGCCATGACCAGGGCGACGAGCTGCTGGTGCAGGTGGCGCAGCGTTTGCAAGGCTGCGTGCGTGCCACCGACACCGTGGCGCGTTTTGGGGGCGACGAGTTTGTAGTGCTGCTGGAAGACTTGAGCACGGATGCTGCACAGGCCAGTGCCGAAGCCGCCCTGGTTGCTAGCTACATCATCACCACGTTGGGCAAGCCCTACGCGATGGGCCCTGAGGGCGACATCGGCTACCACAGCACCCCTAGCATTGGCATTGCGCTGTTTGGCCCGCACCAGCCCTGCTCGGTGGACGAACTGCTCAAGCACGCCGATCTGGCCATGTACCAAGCCAAGGCGGCTGGCCGCAATACACAGAGATTTTTTGACCCAGAGATGCAGGCCGCCGCCCGCGCTCGCTCGGTGCTGGAGACTGAGTTGCGTCGGGGCTTGCAGCTGCAGGAGATGCGGCTGTACTTTCAGCCGGTGGTGGACTGCAGCGGCCAACTGCAGGGGGCCGAGGCCCTGGTGCGCTGGTACCACCCGCAGCGCGGCGTAGTCGCCCCCGCCGAGTTCATTGGCATGGCAGAGCAGACCGGGCTGATCCTTCCGCTGGGCCAGTGGGTGTTGGAGGCAGCCTGCCAGCAACTGGTGGCCTGGTCGCGCACACGGCTCACCCGGGCGCTGTTCCTGTCGGTCAACGTGAGCGTGCGGCAGTTTCGGCAGGCCGATTTTGTGGAGCAGCTGCTGCAGGTGCTGCAGCAGACCGGCGCCAACCCCGAGCGCTTGAAGCTGGAGCTGACCGAGAGCCTGCTGCTGACCGACGTGGAGGATGTGATTGCCCGCATGCAGCAGTTGCGCGAGCGGGGCGTGGGTTTCTCGCTGGACGACTTTGGCACGGGCTACTCGTCTCTGAGCTACCTCAAGCGCCTGCCGCTGGATCAGCTCAAGATCGACCAGGGCTTTGTGCGCGACGTTCTCACCGACCCCAACGACGCCGCCATCGTGCGCACGATCTTGGCGCTGGCCAACAGCCTGGATTTGGGCGTGGTGGCCGAAGGGGTGGAGACGCCAGGCCAGCTTGAATTCCTCAAGCAGCATGGCTGCCCAGCGTTTCAAGGCTATCTGTTTGGCCGCCCCATGCCTGTGGCGGTGTTGGAGGCCGCGCTCGGGCCCGCAGGCGCCGAAGCGTAAAACTTGATCTGGGGCAGGGCCTGTGGAGGCCCTGGGAGCCTGTCGGACTTGGAGCGTCGAAAGCGAAAATTGGCCCCGGCGAGGACAGTTTTTGCCGGATTTGCGGCCCCATAGCCGGGCTATGGGGCAAAAAGACGGTGAAAAATGGACCGCTGAGGTCAATTTGCAGCCGACGATTTCCAAGTCCGACAGGCTCCTAGGCGCCCCCGCAGGCCCGACAATGCTCGGATGAAAAAGCAGGTATTGATTGCCGGAGGCGGCATTGGCGGCATGGCAGCGGCGCTGGCGGCGTCCCGCGCCGGGTGGGATGTGCGCATGTACGAGCGCGTGGCCGCGTTCTCTGAGGTCGGTGCAGGCGTGCAACTGGGGCCCAACGTGGTGCGCTGCCTGCAGGCCTGGGGCCTGCAAAAGGCCTTGCAGCAAGTGGCGGCCTTCCCCGATAAGTTGCAGGTGCGCAGCGCCCTCAGCGGGCAGGTGCTGGGCACCCTGGCGCTGGGCCGCACAGCGGTGCAACGCTACGGGGCGGCCTACGCCACCATCCACCGCGCCGACTTGCATGCCCTGCTGCACGAGGGCGTGCAGCGCTACACCGATGCGCAACTGCACCAGGGCCTGGCCATCGAATCCTTTGCAGATGCCAGCACCACCGCCCAAAGCGTGCCAGGGGCCGAGACCGTGGTGACGGTGTGCACCAGCCAGGGCAAGGAGATTGAGGGCGACGCCCTCATTGGCGCCGACGGCCTGTGGAGCCGCACCCGCACCCAACTGCTGGGCTACCAAAGCCCCCGAGTGACGGGGCACCTGGCCTACCGCGCCCTGTTGCCGCAAAGCGCACTGCCACCCTCGTTGCGCACGCGCCAGGTCACCGCCTGGCTGGGCCCGCGCTTGCACATGGTGCAGTACCCCGTGCGCCGGGGCGAGCTGCAAAACCTGGTGCTCATCGTGCAAGGCCCCGCCCCCGCCAACCTGGAAACCTGGGACCACGACGCCAACGCCCGCGACCTGGAATATGCCCTGCACGGCACCAGCACCGCGCTACAACATGCCGTGCACAGCGTAGAGGCCGCAGGCAGCGGCTGGCGCCTGTGGCCCCTGTGCGACCGCCCCCCCGTGCGCAGCCCCGACGACATGGCCCAAGGCCTGGTGGCGCTGCTGGGCGACGCTGCTCACCCCATGCGTCCCTACTTGGCGCAGGGCGCGGGCATGGCGATTGAAGACGCTGCCCAGCTTGAACGCGCCTTGTCTATGCACGACCTGGACGTGCCACTGCGCCTGCGCCGCTACGCCGTCAACCGCTGGCAGCGCAATGCACGGGTGCAAGCCCGCTCCACGCGCAACGGGCGCATCTTCCACGCGATCGGGCCGGTGCGCTGGGCGCGCGACCTGTCGCTCAAGCTGCTGGGCGAGCGGGTGCTGGATGTGCCCTGGCTGTACCGGGGCGACGGTTCCAGCGCCAGTTCATTGTGACGGGGGGCGGGGGCGTCCTGCGGACAAGCCGTGGGCGCATGGTCCATGCAGTGGTCATCGACATGACCTGTGGGTTGTCAGTGCATACCCTATCCGGGGCAACCCGCAAGCGGATTTTGCGGGGTGAACTTCGCGCAGTGTGCCACGCTCTATCGCTGTGTGTGCAACGCCCCGAAAAGGCCAGCCATGCGTCCACGAATTTGCTGTTCAAGCGCAGCTCGTGGTGCTACAAAGGGTCAAGCCGGTAGCGATTGCGAATGCAACACCGTGGCACCACCTGAGCCCGCCAGGGGTGCCGCCACAGGAGGTCGTATGGATGCCATCAGCAACTTCGCCGCGCGCTATGCCCGTAGCCGCGAAGAGGAAATGTCGATCGACGAGTACCTCGCCGAATGCAAACGTGATCCCATGGCCTACGCCACCTCGGCCCAGCGCATGCTGGCAGCCATTGGCGAGCCCGAGATGGTGGACACGCGCAACGACCCGCGCCTGTCGCGGCTGTTTGCCAACAAGGTCATCAAGCGCTACCCCGCATTCACCGAGTTCTACGGCATGGAGGAGTCCATCGAGCAGGTGGTGAGCTTCTTTCGACATGCCGCGCAGGGACTGGAGGAGCGCAAGCAGATCCTCTACCTGCTGGGCCCTGTGGGTGGCGGCAAGAGCTCGATTGCCGAGCGTCTCAAGGCCCTGATGCAGAAGGTGCCGTTCTATGCGCTCAAGGGCTCGCCGGTCAATGAATCGCCATTGGGCCTGTTCGATGCCGCAGAAGACGGCCCCGTTCTGGAGGATCAGTTCGGCATTCCGCGTCGGTACCTACAGCGCGTGTTGTCACCGTGGGCGGTGAAGCGGCTGGAAGAGTACGGCGGCGACATCCGCCAGTTCCGTGTGGTCAAGCGCTACCCCAGCGTGCTCAAGCAGGTGGGCATTGCCAAGACCGAGCCGGGCGACGAGAACAACCAGGACATCTCCAGCCTGGTGGGCAAGGTGGACATCCGCAAGCTCGAAACCTTTGCGCAGGACGACACCGACGCCTACAGCTACAGCGGCGGCCTGTGCCTGGCCAACCAGGGCTTGCTTGAATTTGTGGAAATGTTCAAGGCGCCCATCAAGGTGCTGCACCCGCTGCTGACTGCCACGCAGGAGGGCAACTACAAGGGCACGGAGGGCTTCGGTGCCATTCCGTTTGACGGCGTGGTGCTGGCCCACAGCAACGAGAGCGAGTGGAAGGCGTTTCGCAACAACAAGAACAACGAGGCGTTTCTTGATCGCATCTACATCGTCAAGGTGCCGTACTGCTTGCGCGTGAGCGAGGAGATCCGCATCTACGAAAAGCTCATCCGCGAATCATCGCTGGGCAACGCCGTGTGCGCGCCCGGTACGCTCAAGATGATGGCGCAATTCGGCATCCTTACGCGGCTGAAGGAGCCTGAGAACTCCAGCATCTTCAGCAAGATGCAGGTGTACGACGGCGAGAGCCTGAAGGACACCGACCCGCGCGCCAAGAGCTACCAGGAGTACCGTGACTACGCGGGCGTGGACGAGGGTATGACAGGCATCTCCACCCGCTTTGCGTTCAAGATTTTGTCGAAGGTGTTCAACTTTGACAGCGCTGAGGTGGCGGCCAACCCGGTGCACCTGATGTACGTGCTGGAGCAGCAGATCGAGCGCGAGCAGTTCCCTGCCGAGTTGGAGACCAAATACACCGGTTACATCAAGGAGTTCCTGTCGCCACGCTATGCCGAATTCATCGGTAAAGAGATCCAGACTGCGTATCTCGAAAGCTACAGCGAATATGGGCAGAACATCTTTGACCGTTACGTGACCTATGCGGACTACTGGATCCAGGACAACGAGTACCGCGACACCGACACCGGCGAGGTGTTTGACCGGGGCGCACTCAACGCCGAGCTGGAGAAGATCGAGAAGCCTGCTGGCATCGCCAACCCCAAGGACTTCCGCAACGAGATCGTCAACTTTGTGCTGCGGGCGCGCGCCAACAACCAGGGCAAGAACCCGAGCTGGACGAGCTACGAAAAGCTGCGCTTGGTGATCGAGAAGAAGATGTTCTCGAACACCGAAGAGCTGCTCCCGGTGATCAGCTTCAACGCCAAGGCCAGCGCCGAAGAGGCCCGCAAGCACGAGGACTTTGTCACTCGCATGGTGAACAAGGGCTACACGCCCAAGCAGGTGCGGCTGTTGTGCGAGTGGTACCTGCGCGTGCGCAAGAGTAGCTAGATATGGTGCAACCCCCTGAGTCGCTGCGCGCCTTCCCCCTTCTCTCGAATGTCTGCGCCATTCGGGAAGGGAGACGCAGCCAGCGCAGCGGGGCGGCCCTTGCGCGGCTGCCCGCGCGGGGGCAGGGGGCTAGCGGTGGCAGAGGGTGGTGGCCGCACGGGGGCTGAAAATGGCATTGCAAATCATCGACCGCAGGCTCGCTGGCAAGAACAAGTCGGTGGGCAACCGTGAGCGATTTGTTCGCCGCTACAAGGAGCAGATCGCGGATGCGGTGCGCCGTGCCGTCTCGCAGCGCGGCATCCGCGATATGGAGCAGGCCGAGAGCATCACCATTCCCAAGAAGGACATCAGCGAGCCCATGTTCCACCATGGCCGGGGCGGCATTCGCGACACGGTGCACCCCGGCAACGCAGAGCATGTGCGTGGCGACCGCATTGAGCGGCCCCAGAAAGGCGGGGGCGGCGGCGGTGGTTCGCAGGCCAGCGACAATGGAGAGGGCGAGGACGACTTCACCTTCACGCTGACCAAGGAAGAGTTCATGCAGCTCTTTTTTGAAGACCTGGCGCTGCCGCACCTGCTGCGCACCCACATCGGCGAGAACCCGCAGTGGAAGTCGCGCCGCGCGGGCTACAGCCAGGATGGCATCCCCAACAACCTGGCCGTGGTGCGCACCATGCGCGGCGCTTTGGGCCGGCGCATCGCGCTGGGCAAGTCGTCGCACCGTGAACTGTTGGCGCTGCAGGCCGAGCTCGATGCGTTGCTGGCGCAGGACGACAGCGCGAGCGAGGCGGTGGCAGAGCTGCAGCGCCGCATTGATGCGCTCACGGCGCGCATTGACAGGATTCCCTACCTCGACCCCATCGACCTGCGCTTTCGTGCCCGCACGCCCGTGCCGGTGCCCAGCAGCCAAGCGGTGATGTTCTGCGTGATGGACGTGTCGGGCTCGATGGACGAGACACGCAAGGACCTGGCCAAGCGGTTTTTTATCCTGCTGTACCTGTTTCTCACGCGGCACTACGAAACCATCGACATCGTATTCATCCGCCACCACACCCAGGCGGCCGAGGTGAGCGAGGAGCAGTTCTTTCACTCCACCGAAAGCGGCGGCACCGTGGTCAGCAGCGCGCTGGTCCTGCTGGACCAGATCATCCGTGCGCGCTACCCGCAGGGCGACTGGAACATCTACGTGGCCCAGGCCAGCGATGGCGACAACTTCAATAACGACAGCGGCATCTGCCGCAACCTGCTGGTAGACAAAATCCTGCCGCTGGTGCGCCACTTTGCCTATGTGCAGGTGGCTGAGGAAGAGCAGAACCTGTGGGACGAGTACAGCCAGTTGCAGCCGCAGTTCCCTCACTTTGCGATGCGCAAGGTCTCCGCGCCTGGCGACATCTATCCCGTGTTCCGCGACCTGTTCAAGAAAGAGGGGGTGGCCGCATGAACAACGTTGTGCAGTACCCCGTGCTGGAGCGCCGCGTCAGCGACAACCCTTGGAAGGCTGCTGCCGTGGGTGAGCGCCGCCACCGCGCCGTGCCCGGCCAGCCCCTGCCTGCGGGCGCGCGGCCTGCCGAGCCGTTGCCCGACCCGAGCGATTGGACCTTTGAGCTGATCGAGCGCTACCACGCCGCCATTGCCGCCACGGCCGAGCGCTTTGGCCTCGACACCTACCCCAACCAGCTGGAGATCATCACCGCCGAGCAGATGATGGACGCGTACTCCAGCGTGGGCATGCCGGTGAACTACCGGCACTGGAGCTACGGCAAGGAGTTTCTGGCCACCGAGCGGCGCTACCGGCGCGGGCATATGGGGTTGGCGTATGAGATCGTCATCAACGCCAACCCCTGCATCAGCTACCTGATGGAGGAGAACACCACCGCCATGCAGGCGCTGGTGATTGCCCACGCCGCCTACGGCCACAACAGCTTCTTCAAGGGCAACTACCTGTTTCGCATGTGGACGGATGCGTCCAGCATCATCGACTACCTGGTGTATGCCAAGGACTATGTGGCGCAGTGCGAGGAGCGCTATGGCATGGACGAGGTGGAGCGGCTCATGGATTCATCCCATGCACTGGCCAATTTTGGCGTGGACCGGTATCGCCGCCCCTCCAAGAAGAACCTGGCGCGCGAGCATCTGGAGCGCGCGCAGCGCGAGGCCTATGCCCAGCAGCAGGTCAACGAGCTGTGGCGCACCCTGCCCACGCGCCCCGGCAAGGAAGATGCGGCGCAGGAGACCGACCGCTTCCCCAGGGAACCGCAAGAAAACATCCTGTACTTCATCGAAAAACACGCGCCTTTGCTGGAGCCCTGGCAGCGCGAGATCGTTCGCATCGTGCGCAAGATCGCGCAGTACTTCTACCCGCAGCGCCAGACTCAGGTCATGAACGAAGGCTGGGCCACGTTCTGGCACTACACACTGCTCAACACCCTGTACGACGATGGCTACCTGAGCGACGGCGTGATGATGGAATGGCTGGGCTCGCACACCAACGTGGTCTACCAGCCACCCGTGGGGCACCGCGCCTACAGCGGCATCAACCCCTATGCGCTGGGGTTCGCCATGTACCGCGACATCCAGCGCATCTGCCAGAACCCGACGGAAGAAGACCGCCACTGGTTCCCAGACATCGCAGGCACACCCTGGCTGCCCGCGCTGGACCACGCCATGCGCAACTTCAAGGACGAGAGCTTCATTGGCCAATACCTCAGCCCGCACCTGATGCGCGAGCTGCGACTGTTTGCGCTGCACGATGATGCGAACGCACGCGACATAGTGGTCAGCGAGATCCACGACGAAAACGGCTACCGCAACCTGCGCCAGATGCTGTCCAAGCAATACGACCTGGGCACGCGTGAGCCCAACATCCAGGTGTGGAATGTGAACCTGCGCGGCGACCGCAGCCTGACCCTGCGGCACACCCAGTACCAGGGCCGCCCGCTGGCCGATGACACGCAGGAGGTGCTCAAGCACGTGGCGCGCCTGTGGGGTTTTGGCGTGCACATCGAGAGTGCGGACGCCGACGGAGGCAATCCCTTGCGGCTGCACTCGGTGGCGGCATCTGCAGGGTGATGGGGACGACGGACGTGGGGGGCTGTTGTAGAGCGCGCGGCGAGCGGTGGCGTGCTAGCGCATGTTCCGCACAACGGCACAACGGCACAACGTGGAGTCCCTCGCACCGCATGCTAGCGAATCGCTATTGAATTTATAGCTGTTTGCGCTTGGTAGGTAAGCGCTAGACGCCATTTTGATTCTGATTTTGAAGAGGTTGCTCCGAGGCCGGAGCCATTGCGCCATTCGATGGCAGGTTCACCCACCCGCCTGGCCGCCTTCTGCGTGCGGTGTATCGGTGGCCGCGCCCAGTGCCCAACGGATGATGGCCGCTTGCACAGGCAGCAACAGTTCTTTTTGCGCATAACCCACAAACCCCGGGTACTCCACTGGGTCTACGGCCAGCTCGCGGCCCAGGGTGAAGGGGGGCGTGGGCAGCAGGGCGGGGTGGCCCAAGGCGGCCAGGTGTTCCTCGGTCAGCGGTGTCATGTCGGTTGGTGTGCCTGCACCCGCTTCGGCGCCTGCGGGCCAGCTGTCGGTGATGACCACATCCACCGGGCCTTGCAGTGTGGCGGCGTCCACAAACTCCACCTGCGGCAGCGCCTCATGAAAGCGCCGGTGGCACACCTGCACCAGCCCCAACCCCAGCACCTGCGCCTGCGCCAGCGCGTGCCAGGAGCGGAACACGTTGGTGCTGGGCCCCCACAGACAGACGCGCGCTTGCGCCAGGGGTTTGATCTGTGTGTCGATGTAGTACGCGTCGGTCAGCACCTCGCAGGGGTGGCCCTGGGCAGACATGGCGTTGATCACGGGGCGCCGGGATGCGGCTGCAAATTCAGCAAGCCGGGCATGGTTGGATTCGCGCACCACATACAAGTCGTAGAACGGGTCTAGGTACCCTGCTAGATCACAGGCGCGTTCGCCCGTTTTGAGCAGGTTGGGCAGTTCGGTGAATACCAGTCCGAGTTGCCGGAAAGCCTCAATGAACGTCGTGCGGGTGCGGATGCCGTTGCCCTCGAACGACCACGCCACCGTGCCTTGCAGCGCGGCCCCGGCGGGCATGTTGACGAGCGACCAGATGCGATGGATGTCTGCGGGCTGCAGGTCTGTCAGCTGGATGAGGTTCATGCGGAGGGACTTTCGATGATTCCGATACTTTGGGTGAATGAAGCGCGCCACCCTGAAAATGGCTGGGTCACGAAGCGTACCCCCGGCCCGCCCCAGTGTGATTGGGCGGGCGCATCCCTCAC
This Acidovorax sp. 106 DNA region includes the following protein-coding sequences:
- a CDS encoding SpoVR family protein, yielding MNNVVQYPVLERRVSDNPWKAAAVGERRHRAVPGQPLPAGARPAEPLPDPSDWTFELIERYHAAIAATAERFGLDTYPNQLEIITAEQMMDAYSSVGMPVNYRHWSYGKEFLATERRYRRGHMGLAYEIVINANPCISYLMEENTTAMQALVIAHAAYGHNSFFKGNYLFRMWTDASSIIDYLVYAKDYVAQCEERYGMDEVERLMDSSHALANFGVDRYRRPSKKNLAREHLERAQREAYAQQQVNELWRTLPTRPGKEDAAQETDRFPREPQENILYFIEKHAPLLEPWQREIVRIVRKIAQYFYPQRQTQVMNEGWATFWHYTLLNTLYDDGYLSDGVMMEWLGSHTNVVYQPPVGHRAYSGINPYALGFAMYRDIQRICQNPTEEDRHWFPDIAGTPWLPALDHAMRNFKDESFIGQYLSPHLMRELRLFALHDDANARDIVVSEIHDENGYRNLRQMLSKQYDLGTREPNIQVWNVNLRGDRSLTLRHTQYQGRPLADDTQEVLKHVARLWGFGVHIESADADGGNPLRLHSVAASAG
- a CDS encoding ornithine carbamoyltransferase — its product is MNLIQLTDLQPADIHRIWSLVNMPAGAALQGTVAWSFEGNGIRTRTTFIEAFRQLGLVFTELPNLLKTGERACDLAGYLDPFYDLYVVRESNHARLAEFAAASRRPVINAMSAQGHPCEVLTDAYYIDTQIKPLAQARVCLWGPSTNVFRSWHALAQAQVLGLGLVQVCHRRFHEALPQVEFVDAATLQGPVDVVITDSWPAGAEAGAGTPTDMTPLTEEHLAALGHPALLPTPPFTLGRELAVDPVEYPGFVGYAQKELLLPVQAAIIRWALGAATDTPHAEGGQAGG